The DNA window AGATCAAGATCAGCGTCCAGAAGGGCAGCGATTTCCAGATGTGGACGGTGATGCCCAGCGACAGGGCCAGCGTCGGATTGTTCAGCCAGTTCGGGCCGTCCTGCTGGGTGAGGCGAAAGATGATCGAATTGATGAGGCCCCACTCCGGGTTCAGCATGAATCGGAACGAGAGCAGGGTGGGGATGGACGGCACTGCCCAGGGCAGGATGAACAACACCGACAGGGCCTTGATCCAGGGTCGCTTCTGCACGAAGAACCCGGACAGCATCAGCGCGATGGCCATCTTGACGTTGATGCCGATGACCAGGAAGACCAGCGTGTTGACCACTGCGCGGCTGAAGACCGGATCCTCGAACAGCCGGATGTAACTTTGCGGCTGGCGCGCCAGGTAAAGGCCAAAGCAGACCGGAAAGATCACGAAGACGGCGAAGACCAGCACGTAAGGCGCCAGGAAAAGCATGCCCCACAGCTGCACGGAGGACAGGCGGGCCTTCGCCGGGACGTAGGCCGCGACTGGTTTTTGATCAGCAGGCGCGAAGGTGGACATGGGGGCAAATCATACGCTGGCTATTCCTCTGGAGGACCAGGAATAGCCAGCGTTGAACCGATCTATTTTGGTTTTGCCGGGGAACGGCCTAGTTGCCGGCCACGGTCTTGATGCGCGCGATCATCTCGTCGACGGCCTTCTCGACCGGCTCGTTGTCGTTGAGGATACGGCTCATGCACTTGGCCCAGACGTTCTCGTTGTTGAGGATGGTGAACTTGTAGTTCTTGGTGAACTCGAAGGTCACGGTGCCGGCCTTGAACTGTTCCAGCACCGTGCGGCGGTGCGGGTCGGTGGTCCAGAAGGTGCTGGCCTCGCCGGCCTTGGTGACGGGGAACCAGCGGCCGAGCGAGCCCTCGACATACGGTCCCAGATTCTCCGGCTGCATCAAGAAGGCCACGAACTCCTTCGCCTGCTTCTTGTTCTTGGCCGCTTCGAACACCACGCCCGTCTTCACGGCCGCGCGGTAGATCATCTTCGAGCCGTCAGGGCGGTGCGGGAAAACGGTGGTGACGATGTTCTCCTCGTAGTTCTTCTTGGCGATGGCGCGTTGATCGGCGGGCAGGGCGGCGTTGTTCATGTCGTCCAGCCACTTGGCGGCGATGGAGATGGTGGCGTTGTCGGTCGAGATGATGGTCTTGTTGTGGAAGGCCACGTTGTTGTCCGGATCCTTCCAGGCCGTCGACGAGGGCGGGGTGCAGCCGCGGGTACGGAAGTTGGTGAAGTCCTTCATCGCGGCGATCATGGCGGCGCGGTTCTTCGGCTCGCCGACCACGATCTTGCCGCTGTCGTCGACGATCTTGGCGCCCCAGGCATCCGCCCAGGTGAGGAACGAATAGAACGAATCCGTTCCCTCGACGCCCATCGGCTGGCCGACGCCGAAGGTGCGCTTGCCGGTCTTGGCGCGATAAGCGGGCTGAACCTTGTCACACCAGAAGTCCCAGTAAGCCTTCCACTGGGTCGGGAGGTCCGACTCTTTGAAGCCGGCTTCGCCCAGCATGTCCTTCCAGTATTGAAAGTGCATGGTCTGCTGCTTGACCGGGAAGGCGTAATAGGCGCGCTTCTTGGTCTTCTCGTTCAAAAGGTGCGTGGTCTCGATGGTGTTCTTCAGGAACTTGTCTTTCATCGGGGCCAAGATGGCGCTGAGATCTTCCAGCTTGCCGTCGGCCGCCCACTTACCCGTGGTTTGAAAGTCGAAGACGTCGGAGTACGCAACGTCGGGAGGCGTGCCCGATTCCAGCGCGGCGACCGTCTTTGCCACCATGTCGCTGACCGGATATTGCGACAGATCGACTTTGACGCCGGTCTTCGCTTCGAACTTTTTGATCGTCGCAAACAACGCGTCGTCTTCGGCCTTGTAAAAGCCTTTGACCCACCAGACCGTGAGTTTCTCTTCCGCAGCCGCGGGGACGGCCGCCGACGTGATCGCCAGTAGCAATGCAAACGATGCGCATAGCCTTAAAACCGAGTTCATCATGTCCTCCAGTTGGGCGGTGGGCCGTCGACGAGCCGAGGACGGCAGGTGAAGCGGCGCCAGAGTAGGGACTCGGTTTGGGGATGTCAACAGAGACGTGCATGGTCCCGACCCGTAAGGGACCACGCAAAATCTCGCGACAGACTTCGTTAAGAATGGCGACGAAAGGCGGCTGTCTGTCTATTTTTTCAACGGGGCCGGTAAGTGTGTCGTTACCCCATTTGGTTCGGAAACATCTCCGTCATTGTGGTTCGACCAGTTGCAAGGTCGCCGGTCTAAAGCGGCGTCAGGTTGCCGTCACCGTCGAACATCAGCTCGTGGGCCTTGCCGCTGACCTCCAGATTGGACCCAGTATTCCCCATGCCATTGGGGAAACACCCGGGCGACATCTGAAGGCGATCGACGGACAGCGTGTCGCGGATGCGCACCAGGCGCACCTGCCGTGGATCGGTGGCGGGCAGCGTGGCCAGCGCGCGGGTCAAGACCTCGCGATCGTTGTCGAAGTACATCGGGATCTTGGGGGCGCGAAAGGCCAGCGAGGTCAATGCATTCATATAGGTCGCTTCGCGATCCATGGCCCGCACCAGACGGCTGGTGGTGAAATCGGCCAGACCCACGCCCACTGCGTTGCCGTGGGTCTCGGCGGTCAGCTCGCGCACGAACAAGCGATGAACGATGGGCACGCCCGGCGCATCCGGTTCGGTCGAATCAGCCGACCTGCGCCCGATGACATTGGGATCCATGCCCACGCCGCTGATGTTCTTGCCGATGGCGTCGACGATCAGCAGATCGATCTCCGCCACCGGCAGCCGGGGCATGAACGACCAGGCCTCTTTCAATAGCGCCGGCTCCCGCTTGAACAATTCATCGGCGCGCAGGACCTCGACCTTGGCCAGGCTGTGGTGTTGATTCTCCAGCAGGGCCACGCCGCCCAAAAACTTTCCCGTTCGCAGCTTGGCTTGCAGGACGGTTTCCACCACGCGCGGAAAGCCCAGCCGATCGGCGGCGCTGTGAAAAGCCGCGGCGCCTTCGCGCTTGCCCAGGCCCACGGCGATCATCTTCACCACGCCGCTTTCCACCGGCCCGCGAAAGCGGGTGTGCGGTTTGACCCGGCTGATGACGATGATGCCATCGGCGCGCGCCGCCTCGCTGGCCAGGTGTACCGGCACGCCGTCTTCGGTGGTGGCGCACAGGTCGACGTCCATCGACGCTCG is part of the Polyangia bacterium genome and encodes:
- a CDS encoding DUF362 domain-containing protein, whose product is MFPQVFQVRQRFPSSPPVDIPAALAVRWPFAIAPGASIALAVGSRGISRLEEVVRAVIERVRADGGKPFIVPAMGSHGGATAEGQTGLLAEYGITERALGVPVRASMDVDLCATTEDGVPVHLASEAARADGIIVISRVKPHTRFRGPVESGVVKMIAVGLGKREGAAAFHSAADRLGFPRVVETVLQAKLRTGKFLGGVALLENQHHSLAKVEVLRADELFKREPALLKEAWSFMPRLPVAEIDLLIVDAIGKNISGVGMDPNVIGRRSADSTEPDAPGVPIVHRLFVRELTAETHGNAVGVGLADFTTSRLVRAMDREATYMNALTSLAFRAPKIPMYFDNDREVLTRALATLPATDPRQVRLVRIRDTLSVDRLQMSPGCFPNGMGNTGSNLEVSGKAHELMFDGDGNLTPL
- a CDS encoding ABC transporter substrate-binding protein, with amino-acid sequence MNSVLRLCASFALLLAITSAAVPAAAEEKLTVWWVKGFYKAEDDALFATIKKFEAKTGVKVDLSQYPVSDMVAKTVAALESGTPPDVAYSDVFDFQTTGKWAADGKLEDLSAILAPMKDKFLKNTIETTHLLNEKTKKRAYYAFPVKQQTMHFQYWKDMLGEAGFKESDLPTQWKAYWDFWCDKVQPAYRAKTGKRTFGVGQPMGVEGTDSFYSFLTWADAWGAKIVDDSGKIVVGEPKNRAAMIAAMKDFTNFRTRGCTPPSSTAWKDPDNNVAFHNKTIISTDNATISIAAKWLDDMNNAALPADQRAIAKKNYEENIVTTVFPHRPDGSKMIYRAAVKTGVVFEAAKNKKQAKEFVAFLMQPENLGPYVEGSLGRWFPVTKAGEASTFWTTDPHRRTVLEQFKAGTVTFEFTKNYKFTILNNENVWAKCMSRILNDNEPVEKAVDEMIARIKTVAGN
- a CDS encoding sugar ABC transporter permease, with translation MSTFAPADQKPVAAYVPAKARLSSVQLWGMLFLAPYVLVFAVFVIFPVCFGLYLARQPQSYIRLFEDPVFSRAVVNTLVFLVIGINVKMAIALMLSGFFVQKRPWIKALSVLFILPWAVPSIPTLLSFRFMLNPEWGLINSIIFRLTQQDGPNWLNNPTLALSLGITVHIWKSLPFWTLILISGRLAIPDELYEAAAVDGASEWQKFRFITWASMKTLYITCTILSMIWTLGDFNSIYLLTGGGPGDLTHVLSTLGIRYLRLDEVGMSMASVVCALPLVIPLVYFMTKRLAK